In Candidatus Manganitrophus morganii, the genomic window CCGGAGCAAGGGGGCGGCACCCCCGCCGATCCGAATCGCGGAGGGGAGCAGCGATGAATCTCACCGACATCTGCATCAAAAAACCGGTTTTCGCCTGGATGTTGATGGCCGCCACCGTCGTCTTCGGCGGGATCGCGGCGACCCGCATCGGCATCAGCCAATTTCCCGACGTCGACTTCCCGACCCTCTCGATCAACGTGACCTGGGAAGGGGCCGCCCCCGAGGTGGTCGAGCACGATGTGATCGAGATCCTCGAAGAGGCGGTCGTTCAGGTGGAAGGGGTCCGGTCGATCACCTCTTCGTCGCGACAGGGCGGGGGGAATATCACGGTGGAGCTCGACCTCGCCCGGAATGTCGATCTGGCGATGCAGGATGTCCAGTCCAAGGTCTCCCAGGCCCAACGGCGCCTGCCGGAAGACATCGATCCTCCGGTTATTTCAAAAACCAACCCGGAAGATCAGCCGATCATGTGGGTCGGCCTCTCCGGCCCTTTTCCGCCGCGGGTCTTAAGCGATTTCGCCCGCTATCGGCTGAAGGAAAAGCTGCAGACCGTTCCGGGAATCGGCGAGATCATCATGGGGGGATTCGTCGAGCGGAACATCCGCGTCTGGCTCGACGCGACCCGGCTCGATGAAAAGGGGCTGACGGTGACCGACGTCATCGAGGCGCTTCAGCGGGAGCATGTCGAGCTTCCCGCCGGGCGGATTGAAACCGAAGGGCGTGAGGTGAACGTCCGGATTTTGGGGGAAGCGCTCGAGCTTTCCACCTTCCGGCGGATCGTGGTCGGCAATACGAAAGAGGCCCCCGTCTATCTGGAGGACGTCGCCCTGGTGGAGGACGGCTTCGAGGACATCCGCCGGCTCTCGCGGGTCGCCGGCGCCCCGGCGCAGGGGCTCGGCATCAAGAAGCAGCGGGGGGCCAATGCCGTCGCGCTTGCCCAGGGGATCCGACAGGCGATGGAAGAGCTGCGGCCGACCCTCCCGGAAGGGATGGAATTGGGGGTCAACTTCGACTCCACCCGATTCATCGAAGAGTCGGTCCATGAGGTCGAGTTCGAGCTGGTAATGGCGGTGATCTTGACGGCGGTCGTCTGCTGGCTTTTTCTCGGCTCTCTGTCGAGCACCCTGAATGTCGTCCTCGCCATTCCGATGTCGCTGTTGGGAACGATCGCCACGATCTACTTCCTCGGATTCACGCTAAACACCTTTACGCTGCTGGCCCTGTCGCTCGCCGTCGGGATCGTCGTCGATGACGCGATCATGATTCTGGAGAACATCTTCCGCCATTCGGAAGAGGGGAAAGACCGGGTCCGCGCGTCGCGAGAGGGGACGGAGCAGATCAAGTTCGCCGCGCTGGCGGCGACCCTGGCGGTCATCGCCATCTTCATTCCGGTGATTTTCATGAAGGGGGTCATCGGACGGTTCTTCCTTCAGTTCGGCGTCACCCTCAGCGTGGCGGTGATGCTCTCTTATCTGGAGGCGATCACCCTGGCGCCGGCCCGCTGCGCCCAGTTTCTCTCCACCTCGCGGGAGGGTCGAAGCCGGCTCGGTCAGTGGGGAGATCGTGGATTCGAGTGGCTCGCCCGCGCCTACAGCGGGCTGCTCGCGCGCGGGCTGAGGTGGCCGGTGGCCGTCCTCTGTCTGGCGGCGGTCCTTTTCGCCGGCTCGTTCCTAGTATTGACCCGATTGCCGAAAGAGTT contains:
- a CDS encoding efflux RND transporter permease subunit, whose amino-acid sequence is MNLTDICIKKPVFAWMLMAATVVFGGIAATRIGISQFPDVDFPTLSINVTWEGAAPEVVEHDVIEILEEAVVQVEGVRSITSSSRQGGGNITVELDLARNVDLAMQDVQSKVSQAQRRLPEDIDPPVISKTNPEDQPIMWVGLSGPFPPRVLSDFARYRLKEKLQTVPGIGEIIMGGFVERNIRVWLDATRLDEKGLTVTDVIEALQREHVELPAGRIETEGREVNVRILGEALELSTFRRIVVGNTKEAPVYLEDVALVEDGFEDIRRLSRVAGAPAQGLGIKKQRGANAVALAQGIRQAMEELRPTLPEGMELGVNFDSTRFIEESVHEVEFELVMAVILTAVVCWLFLGSLSSTLNVVLAIPMSLLGTIATIYFLGFTLNTFTLLALSLAVGIVVDDAIMILENIFRHSEEGKDRVRASREGTEQIKFAALAATLAVIAIFIPVIFMKGVIGRFFLQFGVTLSVAVMLSYLEAITLAPARCAQFLSTSREGRSRLGQWGDRGFEWLARAYSGLLARGLRWPVAVLCLAAVLFAGSFLVLTRLPKEFVPSQDQSRLLVRLQTAVGSNLAETDRIFHRAEAFMNARPEVARAYAIVGGFGGGSVNTGVMFITLVPPKERDLSQAEFAAVIRKEINSYPGVRAVVQDLSQQGFTAQRGFPVEFSVRGSDWDRLVEVSREIERKLSASGAVIDLDSDYQVGMPELRISPDRARAADLGISVEKVAQTINAMVGGLRVGRYSTEGRRIDVRLRLLADQRSRPEDLSRLRVRSATDELIPLSSLVTYEERPALQAITRSDRERAITFFANVAPGRSQDEALTLVKQLSKELPIGYHAVLGGASVAFQESMGSLVFAILLGVVVAYMILASQFNSLLHPVTVLTILPLSIAGAAIALLIAGKSLNIFSMIGLLLLMGIVKKNSIILVDYAIQIREEGGLDAATAMLRAGPVRLRPILMTSVATMMAAVPAALALGSGSEVRSPMAMAVIGGMIVSTVLSLFVVPAFYVVADRVAVKVKGWRSRRQAVGPVETEPKLMK